A single Tissierellales bacterium DNA region contains:
- a CDS encoding DUF58 domain-containing protein has product MLDYRTLDKLKINNSIKDITSAHEGNMHTRSKGQSLEFSEYSSYEPRDDTRRIDWNIFARTRKLYIKHYEAEKKLKANIFLDNSASMCAGDKNKLEKSVEIAKGLAYIAFNQGYEVHWHKNHLNKTLQSEIMRSKAQITKFELEESDLNKEEFLPKLLKSSVKRQELIIIISDCYTDKMSEIIKYFKYKKCKLILVYTLGQNEKEIPLTGNIKLRDSETDEEIRVEMNRNTRDLYLEKLREHENALKNEIKKYGYKVVQPNLEKDIEYVFFQEFIKEGILR; this is encoded by the coding sequence ATGCTAGATTATAGGACTTTAGATAAATTAAAAATAAACAACTCGATAAAGGATATTACATCAGCGCATGAAGGAAACATGCATACCAGGAGTAAAGGTCAATCACTTGAGTTTTCAGAGTATAGTAGCTATGAACCTAGAGATGATACTAGAAGAATTGATTGGAATATATTTGCAAGAACTAGAAAACTTTATATAAAGCATTATGAAGCTGAAAAAAAACTTAAAGCAAACATATTTCTAGACAATTCTGCATCTATGTGCGCGGGCGATAAAAATAAACTTGAAAAATCAGTTGAAATAGCAAAGGGTCTAGCGTATATAGCATTTAATCAAGGATATGAAGTACATTGGCACAAAAACCACCTAAATAAAACTTTGCAAAGTGAAATAATGAGAAGTAAAGCTCAAATAACTAAATTTGAGCTTGAAGAGAGTGACTTAAACAAGGAAGAATTCTTACCTAAGTTGCTTAAATCTAGTGTAAAGAGACAAGAGCTGATTATAATAATATCAGATTGCTATACAGATAAAATGTCTGAAATCATAAAATATTTTAAGTATAAAAAATGTAAATTGATTTTAGTGTATACATTAGGTCAAAATGAAAAAGAGATACCATTGACTGGGAATATAAAGTTAAGAGATTCAGAAACTGATGAGGAAATAAGGGTTGAAATGAATAGAAATACAAGGGATTTGTATTTAGAGAAGCTTAGGGAACATGAAAATGCATTGAAGAATGAAATAAAGAAGTATGGCTATAAAGTAGTACAGCCAAATTTAGAGAAAGATATCGAATATGTATTTTTTCAAGAGTTTATAAAAGAAGGAATATTGAGGTGA
- a CDS encoding ABC transporter ATP-binding protein, with translation MLKLKNVTKKYGNFIAVDNLNLEIKKGEIFGFVGPNGAGKTTTMRMIATLLEPTSGEIWINDRNLNEDLNGVRSQIGYMPDFFGVYNDLKVEEYMTFYGDLNKVPEKELNKRIDQLLELVGLTEKKNAYVDALSRGMKQRLCLARALIHNPELLILDEPASGMDPRARVHMKNILKELKSMGKTVIISSHILPEIAEICTSIGIIERGKIITRDSVDGIINSAGENNIVRIKTLNKVEELETILRENPYITEVQNRDYEFAVEFNGSDEKKSELLKDIVKANISIVNFGNTDQNLEDIFMKVTKGEEYD, from the coding sequence ATGTTGAAATTGAAAAATGTTACTAAAAAATATGGAAATTTTATAGCAGTAGATAATTTAAATTTGGAAATAAAAAAAGGAGAGATATTTGGTTTTGTTGGTCCAAATGGTGCGGGTAAAACTACTACTATGAGAATGATTGCAACGCTACTAGAACCGACAAGTGGAGAAATATGGATAAATGATAGAAATTTAAATGAAGACTTAAATGGAGTTAGAAGTCAAATTGGATATATGCCAGATTTTTTTGGAGTCTATAATGACTTAAAAGTTGAAGAATATATGACTTTCTATGGGGATTTGAACAAAGTTCCAGAAAAAGAATTGAATAAGAGAATAGATCAACTATTAGAGTTAGTAGGTCTTACGGAGAAAAAAAATGCATATGTAGATGCGCTTTCAAGAGGTATGAAGCAGAGACTATGTCTAGCTAGAGCACTTATTCATAATCCAGAACTATTAATACTAGATGAGCCAGCATCTGGTATGGATCCAAGAGCTAGAGTTCACATGAAAAATATACTTAAAGAGCTTAAATCGATGGGGAAAACTGTAATTATTAGTTCGCACATACTTCCAGAAATAGCTGAGATATGTACTAGCATAGGAATAATAGAGCGCGGAAAGATAATAACTAGGGATAGTGTAGATGGGATAATTAATTCTGCTGGAGAAAATAATATAGTTAGGATAAAGACTTTAAATAAAGTTGAAGAATTGGAAACTATATTGAGAGAGAATCCTTATATTACTGAAGTACAGAATAGAGACTATGAATTTGCAGTAGAATTTAACGGGAGCGATGAAAAAAAATCTGAGTTGTTAAAGGATATTGTGAAAGCGAATATTTCAATAGTAAATTTTGGAAATACAGACCAAAATTTAGAGGATATATTCATGAAAGTGACCAAGGGGGAAGAATATGATTAA
- a CDS encoding VWA domain-containing protein — translation MEFLYPSFAFALLSLIPLLIIHKLIRQDKLNIFPSNFLWEEVLNEQKASKKLNKLRRSLPLLLQIFMILLVSFILIEPIFLRTNGENIVKAIVMDTSYSMNIADGEETRLDVTKKEILNQLSELKNGEEIMLYAIDSEIKEIEKGKLGSVSFRGKLVDIKGSNSSRSELKTVEELNQLALSKDIDEIWFYSDQKYNGLSDKIRLVTKGQEIFDNVGIENMKIEKNNIVIEVKNYSNNSAKKTIDIVVDGKSQYSIDIELNAEERLFKTFDIDIPFEFGVAKIREKDLYDDDNIYYFTESNMEEIKVLLLGDENDFLDKALSVQKKLKVTRSEENNLIGGYDLYVFSGEIPEKMLEKGAVLIFENNGEDNIDISKGYRLTDNSVFEYIEPSFSLMSAKGFKNTNDVLPLMYSGQNLIAYGKKTESLNVLRFGFDLYDSDLMIKKEFPILMKNSISWLLGDKEIGKKQFVVDEYYDNSIVLKNPGIYDENSMDITRTIAVNLDSQEEKKGLNYKSEAVVGETNATNGEYFENYRYVLLILLFFILILEWGVYRYDR, via the coding sequence ATGGAATTTTTATATCCAAGTTTTGCATTTGCACTACTTAGTTTGATACCATTATTGATAATTCATAAATTGATTAGACAAGACAAGCTAAATATATTTCCAAGTAATTTTTTGTGGGAAGAAGTGCTAAATGAGCAAAAAGCGAGTAAAAAATTAAATAAACTAAGGCGTAGTTTGCCTCTTTTATTGCAAATATTTATGATTCTACTAGTATCATTTATTCTTATAGAACCAATATTTTTAAGAACTAATGGTGAAAATATAGTTAAGGCTATAGTAATGGATACTTCATATAGCATGAATATAGCTGATGGCGAAGAAACGCGGCTAGATGTAACAAAAAAAGAGATTTTAAATCAATTAAGTGAGCTTAAAAATGGCGAAGAAATTATGCTATATGCTATTGATAGTGAAATAAAAGAAATTGAAAAAGGTAAATTAGGAAGTGTTAGTTTTAGAGGAAAACTTGTAGATATAAAGGGAAGTAATTCAAGCAGAAGTGAATTAAAAACAGTAGAAGAATTAAATCAATTAGCTTTGAGTAAAGACATTGACGAAATTTGGTTTTACAGCGACCAAAAATACAATGGATTATCTGATAAGATACGTTTAGTAACAAAAGGACAAGAAATTTTTGATAATGTCGGAATAGAAAATATGAAGATTGAAAAAAATAATATAGTAATAGAAGTTAAAAATTATAGTAATAATTCAGCAAAGAAAACGATTGATATAGTAGTTGATGGGAAAAGTCAATATAGTATAGATATAGAGTTAAATGCAGAAGAGCGATTATTTAAAACTTTTGATATTGATATTCCATTTGAATTTGGCGTAGCTAAAATAAGAGAAAAAGATTTGTATGATGATGACAATATTTATTATTTCACGGAGTCAAATATGGAAGAAATAAAGGTACTGCTTCTAGGAGATGAAAATGATTTTCTAGATAAGGCATTATCAGTACAGAAAAAATTAAAAGTTACAAGAAGTGAAGAGAATAATTTAATAGGAGGCTATGACTTATATGTTTTTTCTGGTGAAATTCCAGAGAAGATGCTTGAAAAAGGTGCTGTCCTAATATTTGAAAATAATGGTGAAGATAATATTGATATTAGTAAGGGTTATAGATTAACGGATAATAGCGTATTTGAATATATTGAGCCTAGTTTTAGCTTAATGAGTGCAAAAGGTTTTAAAAATACAAATGATGTTCTGCCACTTATGTATTCTGGACAAAATTTAATTGCATATGGTAAAAAAACAGAAAGTCTAAATGTTCTGAGGTTTGGTTTTGATTTATACGATAGTGATTTGATGATAAAGAAAGAATTTCCTATATTAATGAAAAATAGTATTTCATGGCTATTAGGAGATAAGGAGATAGGCAAAAAGCAATTTGTAGTAGATGAATACTATGATAATAGTATAGTTCTAAAAAATCCAGGGATATACGATGAAAATAGTATGGATATAACTAGAACTATAGCGGTAAATTTGGATTCACAAGAAGAAAAAAAGGGTTTAAATTACAAAAGTGAGGCTGTAGTAGGTGAAACTAATGCTACAAATGGAGAGTATTTTGAGAATTATAGGTATGTGTTATTGATACTATTATTTTTCATATTAATTTTAGAGTGGGGGGTATATAGATATGATCGCTAA
- a CDS encoding ABC transporter permease — translation MINPVLKKEIKVRARNWKNAGMITLYALVLVFAAVVVFKTAEFDFGYRGGFSPEVLQGLYITCAIIQIFLIGLLVPATTASAISGEKQRRTFDLLICNRASNRTIILGKLMASLLQTFMLLILALPILSCLFMFGGISVTNLFKLTIFFMVTSVLLGSIGLFCSTQFKSTVPSIVVSYVIIFILSFGMLILIAIGYELFDFNEFKNLHAVFLIFNPGTGLSAILSEQMGSSFNFINAITDLDWSANFTLVMNLFAELILSGFFIWAATKNINPFKNRGRIK, via the coding sequence ATGATTAATCCAGTTTTAAAAAAAGAGATTAAAGTACGCGCAAGAAATTGGAAAAATGCAGGAATGATTACATTATATGCTCTAGTACTGGTTTTTGCAGCGGTGGTAGTGTTTAAAACTGCCGAATTTGATTTTGGATATAGAGGTGGTTTTTCACCAGAGGTATTACAAGGACTTTATATAACTTGTGCTATAATTCAGATATTTTTGATAGGACTTTTAGTTCCAGCAACAACTGCAAGTGCTATAAGCGGTGAAAAGCAAAGGAGAACATTTGATTTGTTGATTTGTAATAGAGCATCTAATAGAACAATTATACTTGGAAAATTGATGGCTTCTTTATTACAAACATTCATGCTTTTGATTTTAGCATTACCAATATTAAGCTGCCTTTTCATGTTTGGTGGCATTAGTGTGACAAATTTGTTTAAACTGACTATATTTTTTATGGTTACATCGGTTTTGCTTGGAAGTATAGGTCTTTTTTGCTCTACACAGTTTAAAAGTACTGTTCCATCAATAGTTGTCAGTTATGTGATCATATTTATTTTAAGTTTCGGAATGCTTATTTTAATTGCAATTGGATACGAGTTGTTTGATTTTAACGAATTTAAAAATTTGCATGCTGTATTCTTGATATTTAATCCAGGAACGGGTTTATCAGCTATTTTGTCAGAACAAATGGGATCGTCATTTAATTTTATAAATGCAATAACTGACTTAGATTGGTCTGCTAATTTTACGCTTGTAATGAATCTATTCGCTGAGCTAATTCTTTCAGGATTTTTTATATGGGCTGCGACTAAAAATATAAATCCATTTAAAAATAGAGGTAGAATAAAATGA
- a CDS encoding MoxR family ATPase — translation MNNKECIKNMSEDRIKQIREEASWLKDEIKKAIVGQDDLIENVIIAMICGGNVLLEGNPGLGKTYLVKTISQIMNLDFSRIQFTPDLMPSDIIGTNLIRTEKSGAMNFEFHKGPIFGNLILADEINRATPKTQSALLEAMQEKTVTVGKQTYILNQPFFVLATQNPIDMEGTYTLPEAQLDRFLFKLFVDYPTHDELKDIVLRTTTNDRVNLETFDGERFLTEAIELSEKILIADEVMNFAMAVVLGTHPSQNLARVSEFVSFGSSPRGAQALIKVAKVRALLDGRYNVSFDDIVKTAPDVLRHRIILNYEAIHENVNADQLVDEILKEAKENARL, via the coding sequence ATGAATAATAAGGAGTGTATAAAAAATATGAGTGAAGATAGAATTAAACAAATTAGAGAAGAAGCAAGCTGGCTTAAAGATGAAATAAAAAAAGCTATAGTTGGCCAAGATGATCTTATAGAAAATGTCATAATAGCTATGATTTGTGGAGGAAATGTATTATTAGAAGGTAATCCGGGTCTTGGAAAAACTTATTTGGTAAAGACGATAAGTCAGATTATGAATTTAGATTTTTCTAGAATACAATTTACTCCTGACTTGATGCCATCAGATATTATCGGAACGAATCTTATACGGACTGAAAAAAGTGGAGCAATGAATTTTGAATTTCACAAAGGGCCTATATTCGGAAATTTAATATTAGCAGATGAGATAAATAGAGCAACACCTAAAACGCAAAGTGCTCTATTAGAGGCAATGCAAGAAAAAACGGTAACTGTTGGAAAACAGACGTATATATTAAACCAACCATTTTTTGTATTAGCTACGCAAAATCCTATAGATATGGAAGGCACATATACATTGCCAGAGGCACAATTAGATAGATTTCTATTTAAACTTTTTGTAGATTATCCGACGCATGATGAACTAAAAGATATAGTTCTTAGAACAACTACAAATGATAGGGTTAATTTAGAAACATTTGATGGAGAACGATTTTTAACTGAGGCCATAGAACTTTCGGAAAAAATATTAATAGCGGATGAAGTTATGAATTTTGCTATGGCTGTAGTATTGGGAACGCATCCAAGCCAAAATTTGGCTAGAGTTTCAGAATTTGTTTCTTTTGGATCAAGTCCTCGTGGAGCGCAGGCATTGATAAAAGTAGCTAAAGTGAGAGCTCTATTGGATGGAAGATACAATGTATCATTTGATGATATTGTAAAGACAGCTCCAGATGTACTAAGACATAGAATAATATTAAATTATGAAGCTATTCATGAAAATGTAAATGCGGATCAATTAGTTGATGAAATATTGAAAGAAGCGAAAGAAAATGCTAGATTATAG